One genomic window of Arachis stenosperma cultivar V10309 chromosome 10, arast.V10309.gnm1.PFL2, whole genome shotgun sequence includes the following:
- the LOC130954790 gene encoding auxin response factor 17-like has product MRPSQPRRLPPKAASLDPKIWRACAGASVHIPAVHSRVYYFPQGHLEQAFPPSLHNNHHNHHLNPLIRTLPFVLCRVSSVQFLADPLSDEVFAKLLLSPIAADDRSSSTSEDRPAEEPDSIGGNRVSSFAKILTPSDANNGGGFSVPRFCADSIFPALDFNADPPVQVLSVTDVHGATWDFRHIYRGTPRRHLLTTGWSKFVNHKKLVAGDSVVFLKNSQGSLFVGIRRTLRFSAVLKEDRDPWLEEEEEEDNSSDPPVFTRDGRGKVTLKAVAEAAELAARTMPFEVVYYPRAGWSDFVVKAEAVEAAMKAGWCPGMRVKMAVETEDASRMTWFQGTVSSASVPDNGPWRGSPWRMLQVTWDEPEVLQNAKRISPWQVELISTTPTLHTVFPPTKKFRAGALSDLEGDPYFPIAGFTNSTMEHLSQTLLGYNTFPAGMQGARHDLFSPSSFSNFLNDNSHLHMGSSFFGKTTEPMLSTVSTELNIGNCQSGDLSPDSPSSLRSFGPEFTGTNNSNVPKIGSGSFLLFGKIIKPVEVELHDAGCIADDGCKSSTETECIDKPVGHSLTYSTLLRLDVESQQPSQVEACYL; this is encoded by the exons ATGCGTCCGTCGCAGCCCCGCCGCCTTCCACCCAAGGCCGCCTCTCTCGACCCCAAAATCTGGCGTGCATGCGCCGGAGCATCCGTTCACATCCCCGCCGTGCATTCTAGGGTTTACTACTTTCCGCAGGGCCATCTTGAACAAGCCTTCCCCCCTTCCCTTCACAACAACCACCACAACCATCACCTGAACCCTCTCATTCGCACACTCCCGTTCGTCCTTTGCCGCGTCTCTTCCGTTCAATTCCTCGCCGATCCCCTCTCCGACGAGGTATTCGCTAAGCTCCTGCTAAGTCCCATAGCCGCCGACGATCGTTCCTCCTCAACCAGCGAGGATCGACCTGCGGAAGAACCGGATTCCATTGGCGGGAACAGGGTCTCCTCGTTTGCAAAGATTCTGACCCCGTCCGACGCAAATAACGGTGGCGGCTTCTCCGTGCCGAGATTCTGCGCGGACTCCATTTTCCCCGCTCTCGACTTCAACGCCGACCCGCCGGTACAGGTTCTCTCCGTCACCGACGTTCACGGCGCCACCTGGGACTTTCGTCACATTTACCGTGGAACCCCCCGGCGGCACCTCCTGACAACCGGTTGGAGCAAGTTCGTGAACCACAAGAAGCTCGTCGCCGGTGACTCCGTCGTGTTTTTGAAAAACTCCCAGGGCTCCTTGTTCGTCGGCATTAGGCGTACCTTGCGATTCTCTGCCGTGCTGAAGGAGGATCGAGACCCGTGGctggaggaagaggaggaagaggataACAGCAGTGATCCTCCGGTGTTTACGAGGGACGGGAGGGGGAAGGTGACGTTGAAGGCGGTTGCAGAGGCTGCGGAATTGGCGGCGAGGACCATGCCGTTCGAGGTAGTATATTATCCAAGGGCTGGGTGGTCGGATTTCGTGGTGAAGGCTGAGGCTGTTGAGGCAGCAATGAAGGCGGGTTGGTGTCCTGGAATGAGAGTGAAAATGGCTGTGGAGACTGAGGATGCTTCTAGAATGACCTGGTTTCAGGGGACGGTGTCTTCAGCCTCGGTTCCTGATAATGGGCCTTGGAGGGGTTCTCCTTGGCGTATGCTTCAG GTTACATGGGACGAACCTGAGGTCCTGCAGAATGCAAAGCGAATCAGTCCGTGGCAGGTGGAACTTATTTCCACCACACCTACACTGCATACAGTGTTTCCCCCCACAAAAAAGTTTAGAGCTGGGGCATTAAGTGATTTAGAAGGAGACCCTTACTTCCCTATAGCAGGGTTCACTAACTCAACAATGGAACACCTGAGTCAAACATTGTTGGGTTATAATACTTTTCCTGCTGGCATGCAGGGAGCCAGGCATGATCTATTTTCTCCATCAAGTTTTTCCAACTTTTTAAATGATAACTCTCATCTGCATATGGGTAGCAGTTTCTTTGGGAAGACTACAGAGCCTATGTTAAGTACTGTGTCAACAGAGTTAAACATTGGCAACTGCCAATCTGGCGATCTGTCACCAGATAGCCCAAGTAGTTTGCGTTCATTTGGCCCAGAGTTTACTGGGACCAACAATAGCAACGTCCCGAAAATTGGTTCTGGTTCATTTCTGCTGTTTGGTAAGATCATAAAACCTGTTGAGGTTGAGTTGCATGATGCTGGTTGCATTGCAGATGATGGCTGTAAGAGCAGCACTGAAACTGAATGCATTGACAAGCCAGTGGGTCATTCTTTGACTTACTCAACATTGCTCAGGCTTGATGTAGAAAGCCAACAACCCTCACAAGTTGAGGCATGTTATCTGTGA